In Candidatus Desulfatibia profunda, the DNA window AAACTTTAATTTAACTTTTACATTAACGTAAAATTAGCAAGAGATGTGCCAAATTGATTAAGAGATACTTTTTTTATGAGGTTTCAGGGTGTTGAAGAATATGATATGTCTGATGATGCCAAGGGACGTGGGCAATTATTGCCGAACCTTGAATCGATTGTTTGAAAATTGACACCTAATTTTTAAAAAAGGTTTTATCGCTACTCGTTTGACCTTGCCCGACGAAAGAAATACCTAAGCTGAGCGTTTCAAATAGTGACAGATCATTAAAAAGATAATCGTTTTAACCATATCGCTCAATTTAGGAAAAATTTATTTTTCTCTAAAGTTTTTGGAACAAAAGTCCGATGATCACATTGAAGCGTCATCCATAGGGGTCAAGTATGATTATATCTGCTTATCAGGTAAATAATGTTCTGCGGGTTTACGGAGATCAACTGCGGCTAGGCAAGATTTCCAATCGGCCCAAGAATACCAATACGCCCTCACCGGACAAGGTCAGCATCTCCGAAGGGGCCAGACGGAAGTCTATCGGAGATATGATCGCTTCTAATATTGTAAATAAAATCACACAGCCCGGACCTAAAGACAATCTTGAAAAACTTGAGAATGAATATGGCAATAATTTGACCATAGCCAAAGAGAGCCCTGCCGAACTCCTATTCAAGGAAATTGATAAAAACGGCGAAACCATTAATTCACTTTCGATTGAAGATTCTGAATTTTTAAGTTATAAGTTAACAGAAATCGCCAGGAAAACTACCGGCGAAAATACGGTGTAATAAATCGGAGAGTCAGCCCATGAAGATCAACGACAAGATTATAAATTATGAAATTAGCAAACATCTGTCTCAATCCACCCAAAAGGCCGCGGAACAGCTTGAGACCAAACCACCTGTTGATGATAAAAAGCTTGAAGGGGTGGATCGATCCGCGCAGGACACTATTGTTAACCTTTCCCCGGCCTTGAAAGAGGTTCAAGCCGTCAAGGAAATGATTGCATCTGCACCGGATGTCAGAGCAGAAAAGGTTGCCGAACTAAAGGCAGAGATTGAATCCGGGGAATATCAAATAGACCATCAAGCAGTTGCCGATAAAATGGTGGATTCCTTCATAGACGAAATTTCCTAAAGCCCGGCTTTCCAATTTAATTTAAAAATGATAAAATTTTTTCGGCCGTTTGTTGACAAACGGCCTTTTTTATTTAAAAATATTCGCGCCGGCCCGATCGAGCGCGATCGAGCGGGATTCTGGCTTTGCTCAGACCAGCAACGGGAATTTTTAACGTTATATGATCCCCAGTTCTTTGGCTTTTTCGTTAAACCGAAGGTACAGATCCTTCATAATAAAATAAGACCAAATCGTAAGTGCAACAACGATGACCGAAACCACAATCTTTGTGATTCTTTTATAGCGCGGGTTGAACCATACAAGCGGCAAGGCCAGCGGGCCGACAGACAGTAAAGCAATCACAACAATCGTGGTAGAAAAATACCATTTGGGTTTTGGCTTTTCGGATGTATGCAGGACCTGGCCGCAAAACGGGCATTCCATAACTATTTCTTTTATTTCTTTTGTGCAAAAAGGGCACGTTCGCATGAATGCTCGCTCCTTAATATAAAGCCCTTTAAACAGTTCATCTGCCAAAATATAACCTCAATTGAGTTTTAACTCATTTGGGGTATAATTACATTTTGACATAACTTGGATATAAAGATATACAAACATAATCCGGCAGTCAACTATAACATATCAACTTTAGAGGGAAATATGTTTCGAAACGTCTTGGTCATCATTGTCCTTTCTTTAGGTTTTTCCTTTTATGGCTGTAGTTTCCTAAAACCCGCCGATGGCGGTTCAAAAAAAGACGCGGCCGGCTTGGATATGAGTAAGGATGAAATGAAAAATGAAATCCAAAAGTTAAAAACCGAAAATGATGAGCTGAAAAGGCAGATTGATGCTGCCGAAGAAATCAACCAGAGCGTTAGGGCTGAAAACGCCAAAAAGCTGATAATTGTCAGTGAGCACAATCGCGTCTTGAATCAGGAGCTTGATAAACTGAAAGAAGACAACCGGAGAATCGCTGCAGAAAATGAAACCCTCAAAGAAAGACTTGCAGGCATCCGGGTAAAGGCTGAAACTTCCGCTCCCCTGCCGCCTAAAGCCGCAAAAAGCGCCGGCAGATTAAAGATCAAAGTGCTGAGTGGGGATGGCGATTTGAACTCTGCCAAAATGGTGGCAAAGAAACTCCGGAAAGTTGGGTATACCATCAAATCGATCGATTACGCTCCCCGGTCGAACTTTCAAACAACAACCATATATTTTGCAGCTAAATTTGAAGTTCAAGCCAAGCGCATAGGGTCTGATCTGGACAGAAACCCTGTTTTGAAACCATTGAACTGGCCTTCGGAATTCGATCTTATCGTTGTGGCGGGGCCACCCCGTTAAAAGGAGCGCTGTGCTTGCGGAGTGCTTCGCTGAAATGCGAGAATGCCTTTGCCTTCAAATAACGCCTGACAAATAACACCCCATTGAACATGATCGCTCAATCGGGGTTTAAGAAGGGAGAACGCCTTGATGGACGGAAAACCAGCCTACAACGAATTAGAACAAAGGGCCGGGGAATTAGAAAAGAAGGTTGTTGAGAACCAGGCAAAAGGCAAAAGCACCGGAGGGTACCTGGAGGCCATGGAGTTTATGGGTATGCTTATAGGGGCTATTGTCCACGATATTAATAATCTGCTTATGGGCATCCAGGGCAATACCTCCCTGATGCTCCTGGGAATTGATGCCGTTCATCCTTTTTATGAAAAATTGAAAAATATCGAACAGTACATCCAAAATGGCGCCGATCTCACCGAACGACTCCTGGGCTTTGCCAGAAAGGGCAAATATGAAGCCAAACCGACCGACCTGAACCCGATCATCGCCAGGAGTTCGGAAATATTTGCCAGAATGGAACATAATATCAGTATCCATCCAAAATACCAAAAGGATATCTGGACGGTGGAAGTTGACCAGGGCCAGATTGAGCAGGTG includes these proteins:
- the flgM gene encoding flagellar biosynthesis anti-sigma factor FlgM encodes the protein MKINDKIINYEISKHLSQSTQKAAEQLETKPPVDDKKLEGVDRSAQDTIVNLSPALKEVQAVKEMIASAPDVRAEKVAELKAEIESGEYQIDHQAVADKMVDSFIDEIS
- a CDS encoding zinc ribbon domain-containing protein, with protein sequence MADELFKGLYIKERAFMRTCPFCTKEIKEIVMECPFCGQVLHTSEKPKPKWYFSTTIVVIALLSVGPLALPLVWFNPRYKRITKIVVSVIVVALTIWSYFIMKDLYLRFNEKAKELGII
- a CDS encoding LytR C-terminal domain-containing protein; amino-acid sequence: MFRNVLVIIVLSLGFSFYGCSFLKPADGGSKKDAAGLDMSKDEMKNEIQKLKTENDELKRQIDAAEEINQSVRAENAKKLIIVSEHNRVLNQELDKLKEDNRRIAAENETLKERLAGIRVKAETSAPLPPKAAKSAGRLKIKVLSGDGDLNSAKMVAKKLRKVGYTIKSIDYAPRSNFQTTTIYFAAKFEVQAKRIGSDLDRNPVLKPLNWPSEFDLIVVAGPPR